The following proteins are encoded in a genomic region of Comamonas resistens:
- a CDS encoding DEAD/DEAH box helicase → MRSKSNEGECNLNVFDFRQNLVNEYAQFTRSFTRIKADDIRAFVDAEYASQKYWPEPLIQVNPNFRPGGTVEELCDGQQLSSSCAQIFRFGKTASSAGLTLPLYKHQVEAISLASSGESYVLTTGTGSGKSLSYFIPIIDYCLKAKANDEAKRTRAIVVYPMNALANSQLEELKKFLGAEPDARSVTFGRFTGQESTEEREAMKANPPDILLTNFMMLELLLTRQNAIDQQVIANAKGLKFLVLDELHTYRGRQGADVALLVRRVREALADQLVCIGTSATMATDGTEVERNAKVAEVASRLFGTQIPVTNIITETLKRTTPETETLETITPRLAAAIQAGVPQTLDFPAMAQHPVSIWVELTLGLTYESGKPRRAKPKTLNLAAELLAKASGLEKEQCSDYLQRFLLRAYNVTDPSGKSLFAFKLHQFISGGGKVFSSLEAPGQRTVTLDGQQFVSGDRSRHLYNVHFCRDCGQEYIPVWDQDAVEGRTFSVRSIEEREHEDDGVKAGYLMPDVSGVWDEADPESYPETWVEERADGEWRVKPTQKKYIPQAVKVRSDGVLTHDGGLSAWFIPGSFRFCLSCGVTHTSNGKDSLRLTSLSGEGRSSATTMLTLASLRYLYEQDQELSPEAKKVLGFSDNRQDAALQAGHFNDFLQVLLTRAALFSALEGAPQQTLSEKDIANAVFEALGFHRDDYAVRAEYMQQPEVKGNSRRQVQDAMRSILGYRAFYDLRKGWRFNNPNLEQLGLMQIQYQDIDDLAADEQEWSEAPQVLRAARPAERAHVLSLLFGFMREGLCVASRYLDRTELDQLRTVSFANLCEPWGFTEDERPVPAKWFVTSRPKDDNNARIKRQKLEEYLVIGSSRSRLGKEFKRGSTWGGSNPFYKEIKDATYGDVVGALLKAAESYGLVRKEETDFGLTGWQLNGSAMLWQAGNGSASRQAHENAFFRNLYRNIAKLLSEPAHRLFDFEAREHTAQVEQDDRMEREARFRFTDKDREEWREKHGHDLEWLPVLFCSPTMELGVDISSLNTVYMRNVPPTPANYAQRSGRAGRAGQPALVITYCASQSPHDQYYFRDPVRMVHGQVNAPTLDLANRELVQSHLQAIWLAETGKKLGNSIRDLLDMEKPQDLPLTTDLADELSKPTAQRKAHERGLAVLGMLKDELTPERAPWFTPTWSESVFQRAFKEFDSALNRWRDLYQATAQAIELNYKKENNPSASERERREAQQRHNEARKQRDLLLAGDSAFNSDFYTYRYLASQGFLPGYNFPRLPLMAYIPARRGNIGRESFLSRPRFLALSEFGPYSLIYHEGSQYRVTKALLTIGGQDQVADGAKLPTEVARLCPMCGYGHFRTQRDADRCVSCDASLDGAEEVKHLYRIENVSTKRAERITANEEERVRQGYEMQTTLQFAQADGKLQMVTSVVSDEQGPLLELQYGPAATIWRMNYGWKRRKDKKVLGFMINPVTGHWVGGENEAGDGEGDEAPPDKTPPQRIVPFVEDRRNILVVMPHHRLGVLEETTMTTLQYALKRGIEAVYQLEESELVAEPLPGRDNRQSILFFEAAEGGAGVLTRIATEPQALRTVAAEALRIMHFQMPDDEGEAWKKSELTQEVDEHDHPLCEAGCYRCLLSYYNQPDHPLIDRQDKKAGGQLLDILCRLTESTSARGSQGRAPEQHSAELERMSSSSLEKVWLSHMEEHGYLKPDRAQHTLTAVGVSADFFYDDYNLAVFIDGPHHDIESQRAKDAQTNRKLEDLGFIVVRFPKEQNQWPAIFAANADLFGPAQKH, encoded by the coding sequence ATGCGTTCCAAGAGCAACGAGGGAGAATGTAATTTGAACGTCTTTGACTTCCGCCAAAATTTGGTCAACGAGTATGCCCAGTTCACGCGCAGCTTCACGCGGATCAAGGCCGATGATATTAGGGCCTTTGTCGACGCAGAGTACGCCTCCCAGAAATATTGGCCTGAGCCATTGATTCAGGTCAATCCCAACTTTCGGCCTGGCGGGACTGTTGAGGAGCTATGTGATGGACAGCAACTGAGCTCATCATGCGCGCAGATTTTCCGTTTTGGGAAGACAGCATCATCTGCCGGACTGACCTTGCCACTCTACAAGCACCAAGTTGAAGCCATCAGTCTCGCCTCGTCTGGTGAAAGCTATGTGCTAACTACGGGCACGGGTTCAGGAAAATCGCTTTCTTACTTTATTCCCATCATTGACTACTGCTTGAAGGCTAAGGCCAACGATGAGGCTAAGCGTACCCGCGCCATTGTTGTCTATCCCATGAATGCGTTGGCGAACAGCCAGCTTGAAGAACTGAAGAAATTCTTGGGAGCCGAACCTGATGCGCGCTCAGTGACGTTTGGTCGTTTTACTGGACAAGAAAGCACGGAAGAGCGGGAGGCAATGAAAGCCAACCCACCAGACATCCTGCTGACCAACTTCATGATGCTGGAGTTGTTACTGACGCGGCAGAACGCGATTGACCAACAGGTAATTGCTAATGCCAAGGGTTTGAAGTTCCTGGTACTTGATGAGTTGCACACCTATCGAGGACGCCAGGGTGCTGATGTGGCGCTGTTGGTGCGCCGCGTCCGTGAGGCCTTGGCTGATCAGTTGGTCTGTATCGGAACATCAGCCACTATGGCGACCGACGGCACTGAGGTCGAGCGCAACGCCAAAGTCGCGGAGGTAGCCAGCCGCTTGTTCGGCACCCAGATTCCGGTGACCAATATCATCACCGAAACCCTCAAACGCACCACACCTGAGACCGAAACGCTCGAGACCATCACCCCCCGCTTGGCCGCAGCCATTCAAGCGGGAGTGCCGCAAACTCTCGATTTCCCCGCCATGGCGCAGCACCCAGTGTCTATTTGGGTCGAGCTGACACTGGGTTTGACTTATGAGAGTGGGAAGCCCCGCCGCGCAAAACCCAAAACTTTGAACCTTGCCGCCGAGTTGCTGGCTAAGGCGTCGGGTCTGGAAAAAGAGCAATGCAGCGACTATTTGCAACGCTTCCTTCTTCGAGCTTATAACGTCACCGACCCATCAGGCAAGTCGTTGTTTGCCTTCAAACTGCACCAGTTCATCTCAGGTGGTGGCAAGGTCTTCTCCTCGCTCGAGGCGCCAGGTCAACGAACCGTGACTTTGGATGGTCAGCAATTCGTTTCCGGCGACCGCAGCCGCCACCTCTACAACGTCCACTTTTGCCGCGACTGTGGTCAAGAGTACATCCCGGTGTGGGACCAGGATGCAGTCGAAGGGCGAACCTTCTCGGTTCGCAGCATCGAGGAGCGTGAACACGAGGACGACGGCGTCAAGGCCGGCTACCTGATGCCGGATGTTTCTGGTGTTTGGGATGAGGCTGACCCAGAAAGCTACCCAGAAACCTGGGTGGAAGAGCGCGCTGACGGAGAGTGGCGCGTCAAGCCCACTCAGAAGAAATACATTCCGCAAGCCGTCAAGGTACGTTCAGATGGTGTTTTGACCCACGATGGTGGCTTGTCTGCATGGTTCATCCCTGGAAGCTTTCGCTTCTGTCTTTCTTGCGGTGTGACCCACACCAGCAATGGCAAAGACTCGTTGAGGTTGACTTCACTGTCTGGTGAGGGCCGAAGCTCAGCGACCACTATGTTGACCTTGGCCTCACTGCGTTACCTGTACGAGCAAGACCAGGAGCTCTCCCCTGAGGCCAAAAAGGTACTGGGCTTCTCGGACAACCGCCAAGACGCGGCCCTACAGGCTGGGCACTTCAACGATTTCCTTCAAGTCTTGTTGACCCGTGCGGCTTTGTTCTCGGCTCTGGAGGGTGCGCCGCAACAAACACTATCTGAAAAAGACATCGCGAATGCGGTGTTTGAGGCCCTCGGGTTTCACCGTGACGACTACGCGGTGCGTGCAGAGTACATGCAACAGCCTGAGGTCAAGGGCAACAGCCGCCGTCAGGTGCAAGACGCCATGCGTTCTATCCTGGGGTATCGGGCGTTTTACGACCTACGCAAAGGGTGGCGCTTCAATAATCCCAACCTGGAACAACTGGGCTTGATGCAAATCCAGTACCAGGACATCGATGACCTTGCAGCCGACGAGCAGGAGTGGAGCGAAGCACCTCAGGTCCTTCGGGCTGCGAGGCCTGCAGAGCGAGCTCATGTGCTGAGCTTGCTTTTCGGATTCATGCGTGAAGGCTTGTGCGTCGCCTCCCGCTACCTGGACCGCACAGAGCTGGACCAGCTTCGCACGGTGAGCTTTGCCAATCTGTGTGAACCCTGGGGCTTCACGGAGGACGAGCGCCCGGTACCTGCCAAGTGGTTTGTTACCAGTCGCCCCAAGGACGACAACAACGCGCGCATCAAGCGGCAAAAGCTTGAAGAGTATTTGGTCATTGGCTCCAGCCGCTCCCGCTTGGGCAAAGAATTCAAAAGAGGCAGTACCTGGGGTGGAAGCAATCCGTTCTATAAGGAAATTAAGGATGCCACCTATGGCGATGTGGTGGGGGCCTTGCTCAAAGCTGCTGAGAGTTATGGCCTAGTCCGTAAGGAAGAAACAGACTTTGGGCTGACTGGCTGGCAGCTCAATGGCAGTGCAATGCTATGGCAGGCCGGAAACGGCAGCGCAAGCCGTCAGGCCCACGAAAATGCGTTTTTCCGCAACCTGTACCGTAACATCGCGAAGCTGTTGAGCGAGCCTGCGCATCGCTTGTTCGATTTCGAGGCCCGTGAGCACACGGCCCAGGTTGAGCAAGACGACCGTATGGAGCGTGAAGCCCGCTTCCGGTTCACTGATAAAGACCGTGAAGAATGGCGTGAGAAGCACGGCCACGACCTCGAGTGGCTCCCCGTGCTGTTCTGCTCTCCCACGATGGAGTTGGGGGTGGATATCTCCTCGCTCAACACCGTGTACATGCGCAACGTACCGCCTACGCCGGCCAATTACGCTCAGCGCAGTGGTCGGGCAGGCCGCGCGGGGCAGCCAGCTCTGGTCATTACATACTGCGCCAGTCAGTCCCCGCACGACCAGTACTACTTCCGCGACCCGGTCCGCATGGTGCACGGTCAGGTCAATGCACCAACGCTAGACCTGGCCAACCGCGAACTGGTGCAAAGCCACCTGCAGGCCATTTGGCTGGCCGAGACGGGCAAGAAGCTGGGCAACAGCATTCGTGACCTACTCGATATGGAAAAGCCGCAGGACTTGCCGCTCACCACTGACTTGGCCGATGAGCTCTCCAAGCCCACTGCCCAACGCAAGGCTCATGAGCGTGGCCTGGCAGTGCTGGGCATGCTCAAAGACGAGCTCACGCCCGAGCGGGCTCCCTGGTTCACGCCGACGTGGTCAGAATCTGTGTTTCAGAGGGCGTTTAAGGAATTCGATAGCGCTCTGAACCGCTGGCGTGACCTCTACCAGGCCACTGCGCAGGCCATCGAGCTCAACTACAAGAAAGAAAACAACCCGTCAGCCAGCGAACGTGAACGCCGAGAGGCCCAACAGCGCCACAACGAGGCGCGCAAGCAGCGAGACCTGCTGTTAGCTGGTGACAGCGCTTTCAACAGTGACTTCTACACCTACCGCTACTTGGCCAGCCAGGGCTTCCTGCCCGGCTACAACTTCCCGCGCCTTCCTTTGATGGCGTACATTCCGGCCCGCCGAGGCAATATCGGGAGGGAAAGCTTCCTGTCGCGCCCTCGTTTCCTGGCCTTGAGCGAATTTGGGCCCTACAGCCTTATCTATCACGAAGGCAGTCAGTACCGGGTGACCAAAGCGCTGCTGACCATTGGTGGACAAGACCAAGTAGCCGATGGAGCCAAACTGCCCACCGAAGTGGCGCGCCTGTGCCCCATGTGTGGCTACGGCCACTTCCGCACCCAGCGTGATGCAGACCGCTGTGTGTCCTGCGATGCCTCTCTGGATGGTGCCGAGGAGGTTAAACACCTCTACCGCATCGAAAACGTCTCCACCAAGCGGGCCGAGCGCATCACTGCTAACGAAGAGGAGCGCGTGCGCCAAGGGTACGAAATGCAGACCACCCTGCAGTTCGCTCAGGCAGACGGCAAGCTGCAGATGGTGACGTCCGTCGTCTCTGACGAGCAGGGCCCCTTGCTGGAACTCCAATACGGTCCGGCTGCCACCATTTGGCGCATGAACTACGGCTGGAAGCGACGCAAGGACAAGAAGGTGCTGGGCTTCATGATTAACCCCGTCACGGGTCACTGGGTCGGCGGAGAGAACGAAGCGGGAGACGGCGAAGGGGACGAAGCGCCGCCAGACAAGACGCCCCCACAGCGCATCGTTCCCTTCGTGGAAGACCGCCGCAACATCCTGGTCGTGATGCCGCATCACCGCTTGGGTGTGCTGGAAGAAACGACCATGACTACGCTGCAGTACGCTTTGAAGCGTGGCATCGAGGCGGTGTACCAGTTAGAAGAGAGCGAACTCGTGGCAGAACCGCTGCCTGGGCGTGACAACCGCCAATCCATCCTGTTCTTCGAGGCGGCTGAAGGTGGAGCCGGGGTACTCACCCGTATTGCCACCGAGCCCCAGGCTCTGCGCACGGTAGCGGCAGAAGCACTGCGCATCATGCACTTTCAAATGCCGGATGATGAAGGTGAGGCCTGGAAAAAGTCCGAACTTACCCAGGAGGTGGACGAGCATGACCACCCCCTCTGCGAGGCCGGTTGCTACCGCTGCCTGCTTTCCTACTACAACCAGCCAGACCATCCTCTCATTGACCGGCAAGATAAGAAGGCCGGAGGGCAGTTGCTTGATATCCTCTGCCGGTTGACAGAATCCACTTCAGCCCGAGGCTCTCAAGGTCGTGCGCCTGAGCAGCACAGCGCGGAGCTGGAGCGCATGTCCTCCAGCTCGCTGGAGAAAGTCTGGCTCTCCCACATGGAAGAGCACGGCTACCTCAAGCCAGACCGTGCCCAGCACACGTTAACGGCTGTAGGCGTGAGCGCAGATTTTTTCTACGATGACTACAACCTAGCGGTTTTTATTGATGGCCCTCACCACGACATTGAGAGTCAACGAGCCAAGGATGCTCAGACCAACCGCAAGCTGGAAGACTTAGGTTTTATAGTCGTCCGCTTTCCCAAAGAACAAAACCAGTGGCCCG
- a CDS encoding site-specific integrase, protein MSNKHSTILVSDKYCNQKTERNHKNQNGTNQILKGGSVQEYMNARQAGATKRAYASDLRHFLAHGGIIPCTPKRLAKYLAESANDGLAVVTLERRITAIHKAHVDQKQISPAHSEIVRQVMQGIRRTLGTKQRQVKPLTKDDLLAALEIIEKVHIPVRAARDRAILLVGFTSAMRRSELVEVCMEHLSFSSAGLEIAIPISKTDQERYGRTVLIPRANGSQCPVKALMHWLKIAGIRTGHVFRSVNRYGVVAKQGLTPQSVALIVKAAVAQNGADVQSFSGHSLRAGYCTSAAEQGQPAWQIREQTGHKSDLILAKYIRRISRKTTPSLL, encoded by the coding sequence ATGAGTAATAAACATTCGACTATTTTAGTCTCTGATAAATATTGCAATCAAAAAACAGAGAGAAATCACAAAAACCAGAATGGGACAAACCAGATATTGAAAGGCGGCTCAGTTCAAGAATATATGAATGCCCGCCAAGCCGGCGCCACAAAGCGCGCTTACGCTTCTGATTTACGGCATTTCCTGGCACATGGAGGCATCATTCCTTGCACGCCCAAGCGGCTGGCGAAGTATCTGGCTGAGTCCGCCAACGATGGTCTGGCCGTTGTCACGCTGGAGCGCCGCATCACCGCGATCCACAAAGCGCATGTCGATCAAAAGCAGATATCACCGGCACACAGCGAAATCGTCAGGCAAGTCATGCAGGGCATACGCCGAACGCTCGGCACCAAACAGCGGCAAGTGAAGCCATTGACCAAAGATGACTTGTTGGCCGCGCTGGAAATCATCGAGAAAGTCCACATACCCGTCAGAGCGGCACGTGACCGTGCCATTCTGCTGGTTGGCTTTACGTCGGCTATGCGTCGATCGGAGCTTGTTGAGGTGTGTATGGAGCATTTGTCGTTTTCATCGGCGGGGCTGGAAATTGCAATACCAATCAGCAAAACGGATCAGGAGCGGTATGGCCGAACCGTTTTAATTCCGCGAGCCAATGGCAGTCAGTGCCCTGTCAAAGCCCTGATGCACTGGCTGAAGATAGCGGGCATAAGAACAGGCCATGTGTTCAGGTCTGTCAATCGCTATGGCGTTGTTGCCAAGCAAGGGCTGACACCGCAGTCAGTGGCGCTCATTGTGAAAGCGGCCGTGGCGCAAAACGGGGCTGATGTGCAGAGCTTCAGCGGCCACAGTCTGCGAGCTGGCTACTGCACCAGCGCTGCCGAACAAGGTCAGCCAGCTTGGCAGATACGTGAGCAGACTGGACATAAGTCAGACCTGATACTGGCAAAGTACATTCGCCGTATTTCTCGAAAGACCACTCCGAGTCTGCTCTAG
- a CDS encoding type I restriction endonuclease subunit M has protein sequence MSANSSRSGAVRRMTLMSNAPRFALGQIVATPGALELLEQAGFSALALISRHVHGDWGDCCVEDKATNELSVQQGMRVMSVYRLVDAERLLQTPQEKRSSLPTIWIITEADRSVTTLLLPEDY, from the coding sequence ATGTCAGCAAATTCTTCTCGTTCTGGAGCGGTACGCCGCATGACGTTGATGAGCAATGCCCCGCGCTTCGCGCTCGGCCAGATCGTGGCAACACCTGGCGCCCTGGAACTGCTGGAACAAGCCGGCTTCAGCGCGCTGGCATTGATCTCACGCCATGTGCATGGAGACTGGGGCGATTGCTGCGTCGAAGATAAAGCCACCAATGAGCTATCGGTTCAACAGGGCATGCGTGTGATGAGCGTCTACCGGCTGGTAGACGCCGAGAGACTGCTGCAGACGCCACAAGAGAAGCGCAGCAGCCTGCCCACCATCTGGATCATTACCGAAGCCGACCGCTCTGTGACTACGCTGCTCTTGCCGGAGGACTACTGA